One genomic region from Paramormyrops kingsleyae isolate MSU_618 chromosome 24, PKINGS_0.4, whole genome shotgun sequence encodes:
- the kpna7 gene encoding importin subunit alpha-8 isoform X2, translating into MPTANVTDARMTKFKNKGKEPSKLRERRIAVCVELRKAQRSESILKKRNISSLPDDEALSPEYATDNKEVISIAIEEIICNVNSNSKEQQTRGCQAARKLLSRERNPPLKEIIDAGLLARFVDFLGRDDDPTLQFEAAWALTNIASGTSWHTQQVVENGAVPAFITLLGSPMLHISEQAVWALGNIAGDGPAYRDALIACNVIPALLARLTPDAPVGYLRNLTWTLSNLCRNKNPFPPLSAVQQVLPSLVQLLHLCDKDVLSDACWAISYLTDGSNDRIDVVVKTGIVPRVVALMEFEELSVLTPALRSMGNIVSGSDQQTQVAIDAGVLSVLPRLLRHPKPSVQKEAAWAVSNIAAGPCQQIQQLITCGLLPPLIDLLRNGDFKTQREAVWAITNYTSGGTVDQVVQLVQSGGLEAILDLLHIKDAKTILVILDAINNMFLAATKLGETEKLCLLVEEVGGLERIEQLQNHENDAVYRTAQELIEKYFNEDVEDECFKTEATERDFVFKPAEVDKQFNF; encoded by the exons ATGCCGACGGCAAACGTCACCGATGCGCGAATGACCAAGTTCAAGAACAAAGGCAAAGAGCCTTCC AAACTCCGGGAGCGTCgcattgctgtgtgtgtggagctcaGGAAAGCTCAGAGGAGTGAGAGCATTTTGAAGAAACGAAACATTTCTTCCTTGCCCGACGATGAAGCTCTCTCTCCGGAGTACGCAACCGATAACAAAGAG GTCATTTCGATTGCCATTGAGGAAATAATCTGCAATGTGAATAGCAACTCTAAGGAGCAGCAGACCCGAGGATGTCAGGCAGCCAG AAAGCTGCTTTCCAGAGAGAGGAACCCCCCTCTGAAGGAGATCATTGATGCTGGGCTACTTGCTCGTTTTGTGGACTTCCTGGGGAGGGATGATGACCCCACCTTGCAGTTCGAGGCCGCCTGGGCTCTCACGAACATCGCCTCCGGGACATCTTGGCACACGCAGCAAGTGGTGGAAAATGGTGCTGTTCCTGCTTTCATCACCCTGTTGGGCTCTCCCATGCTGCACATCAGTGAGCAGGCTGTCTGGGCCTTGGGCAACATCGCTG GTGATGGACCAGCCTACAGGGATGCCTTGATAGCATGTAATGTGATCCCAGCCCTGTTGGCCCGACTCACCCCAGATGCTCCA GTGGGCTACCTGCGCAACCTAACATGGACACTGTCCAACCTGTGCCGCAACAAGAACCCTTTCCCACCCCTTTCTGCAGTGCAGCAAGTCCTGCCCTCCCTGGTGCAGCTCCTCCATCTCTGCGACAAAGACGTTCTGTCTGATGCCTGCTGGGCCATCTCCTACCTCACTGACGGTTCCAATGACCGCATTGATGTTGTGGTCAAGACTGGCATTGTTCCTCGTGTGGTTGCCCTTATGGAATTTGAGGAGCTGTCTGTTCTG ACCCCAGCTCTGCGCTCCATGGGAAATATTGTCAGTGGCTCAGACCAACAAACGCAGGTGGCGATCGATGCGGGGGTGCTGTCGGTGCTGCCACGCCTCCTGCGCCACCCCAAGCCCAGTGTGCAGAAGGAGGCAGCCTGGGCTGTGTCCAACATTGCAGCTGGACCATGTCAGCAGATCCAGCAGCTCATCACCTGTGGCCTGCTGCCACCACTAATTGACCTGCTGAGGAAT GGTGACTTCAAGACCCAACGGGAAGCTGTTTGGGCCATAACCAACTACACCAGTGGGGGCACAGTAGACCAGGTAGTGCAGCTGGTGCAGAGTGGGGGTCTGGAGGCCATTCTGGATCTTCTCCACATCAAGGATGCCAAGACCATCTTGGTGATTTTGGATGCCATCAACAACATGTTCTTG GCAGCCACTAAGCTGGGAGAAACTGAGAAGCTATGCCTCCTGGTGGAGGAGGTTGGGGGCTTGGAACGGATAGAGCAGCTTCAGAACCATGAGAATGATGCTGTGTATCGTACTGCCCAGGAGCTCATTGAGAAGTACTTCAATGAG GATGTGGAAGATGAATGTTTCAAGACTGAAGCTACAGAGAGAGACTTTGTCTTCAAGCCTGCTGAAGTTGATAAACAATTTAACTTCTAA
- the LOC111854373 gene encoding tyrosinase-like codes for MMFCFALLSFFFLLRLTSQQFPRPCATTEVLRTKQCCPVWDGDGSACGVLSGRGSCQDVVVSDLPNGPQYPFSGIDDRESWPSVFYNRTCTCTGNYMGFDCGRCRFGFAGEKCDQRRESVRRNIFHLSLSERTKFISYLNLAKNTISPDYVIVTGTYSEMGNGSVPMFADVSIYDLFVWIHYYVSRDALLGGPDNVWTNVDFGHWAPAFLPWHRLYLLLWEDEIRRLTGDPGFVLPYWDWRDVRDCEVCTDELMGARSPLDPNRISPASVFSAWKVICSRAPEYNSRGVLCDGAGEGPLLRNPGNHDRQLVSRLPTSADVEFALSLEGYDTGPMDITANRSFRNTLEGFGNPETGLGSSPQLMMHASLHVYMNGSMSSVQGSANDPIFLLHHTFVDSIYERWLRKHQPSRGQYPEANAPIGHNGAYFMVPFLPLYRNRDFFISSKELGYEYADLLPPAEYFIQEVLAPYLDQFRRIWPWLLSATALGGLAAMLTAVALTSLPSTPCWPWRRKMKKGSTYMEKQPLLSAHPML; via the exons ATGATGTTTTGTTTCGCTCTCCTAAGTTTTTTCTTCCTGCTGCGACTCACCAGTCAGCAGTTCCCAAGGCCCTGTGCGACCACTGAGGTGCTGCGCACCAAGCAGTGCTGCCCAGTGTGGGACGGGGATGGCTCGGCGTGCGGAGTCCTCTCTGGCAGGGGCTCCTGCCAGGATGTGGTGGTGTCTGACCTCCCCAACGGCCCCCAGTACCCCTTCTCCGGCATAGACGACAGGGAGAGCTGGCCCTCCGTCTTCTACAATAGGACTTGTACCTGTACGGGAAACTACATGGGCTTTGACTGTGGGCGCTGCAGGTTCGGGTTCGCCGGTGAGAAATGTGACCAGAGACGGGAGTCTGTCAGGAGGAACATCTTCCATCTGTCGCTTAGCGAAAGGACGAAGTTCATCTCTTACTTAAACTTGGCGAAAAACACCATAAGCCCTGACTATGTGATTGTGACCGGCACCTACAGTGAGATGGGTAACGGTTCGGTTCCCATGTTTGCAGACGTCAGTATTTATGACCTCTTCGTATGGATACACTATTACGTATCCAGGGACGCGCTTCTCGGGGGACCCGACAACGTGTGGACGAATGTGGACTTTGGGCACTGGGCACCAGCCTTCCTGCCCTGGCACCGGCTCTACCTGCTGCTCTGGGAGGATGAGATCCGCCGGCTGACGGGCGATCCGGGTTTCGTCTTGCCCTACTGGGACTGGCGCGACGTGCGAGACTGCGAGGTGTGCACCGACGAGCTGATGGGGGCCCGGAGTCCTCTGGACCCGAACCGGATCAGCCCCGCATCCGTTTTCTCTGCGTGGAAG GTGATCTGCTCTCGGGCCCCGGAGTACAACAGCCGAGGCGTGCTCTGCGACGGCGCGGGGGAGGGGCCCTTGCTGCGTAACCCCGGCAACCACGACCGACAGCTGGTCAGCCGGCTGCCCACCTCGGCTGACGTGGAGTTTGCCCTCTCCTTGGAGGGCTATGACACCGGCCCCATGGACATAACAGCCAATAGGAGCTTCCGGAACACTCTGGAAG GCTTTGGAAACCCCGAGACCGGTCTGGGCAGCAGCCCACAGCTGATGATGCATGCCTCACTGCACGTCTACATGAACGGCTCCATGTCCTCAGTGCAGGGCTCAGCCAACGACCCCATCTTCCTCCTCCATCATACCTTTGTGGACAG CATCTACGAACGCTGGCTGCGGAAGCACcagcccagcagggggcagtaccCCGAGGCCAATGCTCCAATTGGCCATAATGGCGCCTACTTCATGGTGCCCTTCCTGCCCCTGTACCGCAACAGGGACTTTTTCATCTCTAGCAAGGAGCTGGGCTACGAGTATGCAGACCTGCTGCCGCCAG CTGAGTATTTCATTCAGGAGGTCCTCGCTCCGTACCTGGATCAGTTTAGAAGGATCTGGCCCTGGCTGCTCAGTGCCACTGCCCTGGGGGGTTTGGCCGCCATGCTGACAGCGGTCGCTCTGACCAGTTTGCCTTcgaccccctgctggccatggcGGAGGAAGATGAAGAAGGGATCAACATACATGGAGAAACAGCCACTGCTAAGTGCACACCCCATGCTGTAA
- the kpna7 gene encoding importin subunit alpha-8 isoform X1, translating into MPTANVTDARMTKFKNKGKEPSKLRERRIAVCVELRKAQRSESILKKRNISSLPDDEALSPEYATDNKEVISIAIEEIICNVNSNSKEQQTRGCQAARKLLSRERNPPLKEIIDAGLLARFVDFLGRDDDPTLQFEAAWALTNIASGTSWHTQQVVENGAVPAFITLLGSPMLHISEQAVWALGNIAGDGPAYRDALIACNVIPALLARLTPDAPVGYLRNLTWTLSNLCRNKNPFPPLSAVQQVLPSLVQLLHLCDKDVLSDACWAISYLTDGSNDRIDVVVKTGIVPRVVALMEFEELSVLTPALRSMGNIVSGSDQQTQVAIDAGVLSVLPRLLRHPKPSVQKEAAWAVSNIAAGPCQQIQQLITCGLLPPLIDLLRNGDFKTQREAVWAITNYTSGGTVDQVVQLVQSGGLEAILDLLHIKDAKTILVILDAINNMFLQAATKLGETEKLCLLVEEVGGLERIEQLQNHENDAVYRTAQELIEKYFNEDVEDECFKTEATERDFVFKPAEVDKQFNF; encoded by the exons ATGCCGACGGCAAACGTCACCGATGCGCGAATGACCAAGTTCAAGAACAAAGGCAAAGAGCCTTCC AAACTCCGGGAGCGTCgcattgctgtgtgtgtggagctcaGGAAAGCTCAGAGGAGTGAGAGCATTTTGAAGAAACGAAACATTTCTTCCTTGCCCGACGATGAAGCTCTCTCTCCGGAGTACGCAACCGATAACAAAGAG GTCATTTCGATTGCCATTGAGGAAATAATCTGCAATGTGAATAGCAACTCTAAGGAGCAGCAGACCCGAGGATGTCAGGCAGCCAG AAAGCTGCTTTCCAGAGAGAGGAACCCCCCTCTGAAGGAGATCATTGATGCTGGGCTACTTGCTCGTTTTGTGGACTTCCTGGGGAGGGATGATGACCCCACCTTGCAGTTCGAGGCCGCCTGGGCTCTCACGAACATCGCCTCCGGGACATCTTGGCACACGCAGCAAGTGGTGGAAAATGGTGCTGTTCCTGCTTTCATCACCCTGTTGGGCTCTCCCATGCTGCACATCAGTGAGCAGGCTGTCTGGGCCTTGGGCAACATCGCTG GTGATGGACCAGCCTACAGGGATGCCTTGATAGCATGTAATGTGATCCCAGCCCTGTTGGCCCGACTCACCCCAGATGCTCCA GTGGGCTACCTGCGCAACCTAACATGGACACTGTCCAACCTGTGCCGCAACAAGAACCCTTTCCCACCCCTTTCTGCAGTGCAGCAAGTCCTGCCCTCCCTGGTGCAGCTCCTCCATCTCTGCGACAAAGACGTTCTGTCTGATGCCTGCTGGGCCATCTCCTACCTCACTGACGGTTCCAATGACCGCATTGATGTTGTGGTCAAGACTGGCATTGTTCCTCGTGTGGTTGCCCTTATGGAATTTGAGGAGCTGTCTGTTCTG ACCCCAGCTCTGCGCTCCATGGGAAATATTGTCAGTGGCTCAGACCAACAAACGCAGGTGGCGATCGATGCGGGGGTGCTGTCGGTGCTGCCACGCCTCCTGCGCCACCCCAAGCCCAGTGTGCAGAAGGAGGCAGCCTGGGCTGTGTCCAACATTGCAGCTGGACCATGTCAGCAGATCCAGCAGCTCATCACCTGTGGCCTGCTGCCACCACTAATTGACCTGCTGAGGAAT GGTGACTTCAAGACCCAACGGGAAGCTGTTTGGGCCATAACCAACTACACCAGTGGGGGCACAGTAGACCAGGTAGTGCAGCTGGTGCAGAGTGGGGGTCTGGAGGCCATTCTGGATCTTCTCCACATCAAGGATGCCAAGACCATCTTGGTGATTTTGGATGCCATCAACAACATGTTCTTG CAGGCAGCCACTAAGCTGGGAGAAACTGAGAAGCTATGCCTCCTGGTGGAGGAGGTTGGGGGCTTGGAACGGATAGAGCAGCTTCAGAACCATGAGAATGATGCTGTGTATCGTACTGCCCAGGAGCTCATTGAGAAGTACTTCAATGAG GATGTGGAAGATGAATGTTTCAAGACTGAAGCTACAGAGAGAGACTTTGTCTTCAAGCCTGCTGAAGTTGATAAACAATTTAACTTCTAA
- the grm5a gene encoding glutamate receptor, metabotropic 5a — MSSVSHFLHPSTLSKRSLLLLLLLLSGRQWGAAPSNLLVGAQPSERRTLAHVPGDLVIGALFSVHHQPPADKVHERKCGAVREQYGIQRVEAMLHTLDRINADERILPGVMLGCEIRDSCWHSAVALEQSIEFIRDSLVSSQEDAEGDFAATARCTVDSSDRPAGSKKPIVGLIGPGSSSVAIQVQNLLQLFNIPQIAYSATSMDLSDKSLYQYFMRVVPSDAQQARAMVDIVKRYSWTYVSAIHTEGNYGESGMEAFKDMATKEGICVAHSDKIYSNAGEHNFDRLLDKLVAHLPRARVVACFCEGMTVRGILMAMRRRHLVDQFLLVGSDGWADRYDVTDGYEREAAGGITIKLQSAYVRWFDDYYLALRPHNNQRNPWFPEFWQHRFQCRLAGHPQENRQYNRTCSDKESLRQQYAQDTKMGFVIDAIYSMAYGLHNMQRELCPGGDGLCSAMHPVDGRALLDYLMKTNFTGVSGELVWFDENGDSPRRYEIMNFKKTGPEADDYSYISVGSWDNQGLKMDDDEVWANQSVIIQSVCSEPCQKAQIKVIRKGEVSCCWTCTPCKENEFVFDEHTCQACALGSWPTDDLTGCEPIPVEYLRWGDPEPIAAVVFACLGLVATAFVTSVFVKFRDTPVVKSSSRELCYIILAGIFLAYLSTFSLVTRPRIAYCYLQRLLVGLSPAMSYSALVTKTNRIARILAGSKKKICTRKPRFMSACAQLVIATLLILMQLAIVVTLFVKEPPAVVHDHPSMRQVRLVCNTSTLGVVAPLGYNGLLILSCTFYAFKTRNVPANFNEAKYIAFTMYTTCVVWLAFVPIYFGSDYKTVTMCFSVSLSASVALGCMFAPKVYIMLAKPEKNVRSAFTTSTVVRMHVGDGKSASSSTASGGSGSARNLWKRRSSGAEAPSSNGKSMTWVQNERSYHHSLWKRISIHIKKKESNQTAVIKPFHKGGDVAPEPGAEARHYPVTYHSQLPSPSSISAMAGPSMGHEEEDEEEEEQEEVALSSYMSQRPVESSRVSIMEQISSMVDRFTANISELNSMMLPGSPSLTPRFSITRETADTGLQQESSLEQEGTGHSHSLAPSGRSGALEDLIGLMPPSPFRDQAELANSTSVLCMPSSPPYEGLLLREFGPSSSSL, encoded by the exons ATGAGCAGTGTGTCGCACTTCCTGCACCCCTCCACCTTAAGCAAAAGGTCCCTGTTGCTCCTGCTTCTCTTGCTGTCAGGAAGGCAGTGGGGGGCAGCTCCCTCTAACCTCCTGGTAGGCGCCCAGCCCAGTGAGCGCCGCACTCTTGCACACGTGCCTGGAGACCTTGTCATTGGTGCGCTGTTCTCTGTGCACCACCAGCCTCCTGCAGACAAGGTGCATGAGCGTAAGTGTGGGGCAGTACGGGAGCAGTATGGCATCCAGAGGGTGGAGGCCATGCTGCACACTCTGGACCGCATCAACGCTGACGAGCGCATCCTGCCTGGTGTGATGCTGGGCTGCGAGATCCGCGACTCCTGCTGGCATTCGGCCGTGGCCCTGGAGCAGAGCATCGAGTTCATCCGCGACTCGCTGGTCTCCAGCCAGGAGGACGCTGAGGGGGACTTTGCAGCCACTGCACGCTGCACTGTTGACAGTTCTGACCGGCCTGCAGGCTCTAAGAAGCCCATCGTCGGACTGATCGGACCAGGCTCCAGCTCTGTGGCCATCCAGGTGCAGAACCTACTGCAGCTCTTCAACATTCCCCAGATCGCCTACTCTGCCACCAGCATGGACCTCAGCGACAAGTCCCTGTACCAGTACTTCATGAGGGTGGTACCATCTGATGCCCAACAGGCCAGGGCTATGGTCGACATTGTCAAAAGGTACAGCTGGACCTATGTCTCAGCTATCCACACTGAGG GGAACTATGGCGAAAGTGGCATGGAGGCCTTCAAGGACATGGCGACCAAAGAGGGCATCTGCGTCGCCCACTCCGACAAGATCTACAGCAACGCTGGGGAGCACAACTTCGACCGGCTTCTGGATAAGCTGGTTGCGCACCTGCCACGCGCACGCGTGGTCGCCTGCTTCTGCGAGGGCATGACCGTGCGCGGCATCCTCATGGCCATGCGCCGTCGCCACCTAGTGGACCAGTTCCTGCTGGTCGGCAG CGATGGCTGGGCCGACCGGTATGACGTGACCGACGGCTATGAGAGGGAGGCTGCCGGTGGCATCACCATCAAGCTCCAGTCAGCCTACGTCAGATGGTTTGATGATTACTACCTGGCTCTGCGGCCCCACAACAACCAGCGCAATCCCTGGTTCCCCGAGTTCTGGCAGCACCGTTTCCAGTGCCGATTGGCAGGTCACCCGCAGGAGAACCGGCAGTATAATCGCACGTGTAGTG ATAAGGAGTCCCTGAGACAGCAGTATGCCCAGGACACCAAGATGGGCTTTGTGATTGATGCCATCTACTCCATGGCTTACGGCCTGCACAACATGCAGAGGGAGCTCTGCCCTGGCGGAGATGGCCTCTGCTCGGCCATGCACCCTGTTGATGGCCGCGCGCTGCTCGACTATCTTATGAAGACCAACTTCACTGGAGTGTCTGGGGAGCTGGTCTGGTTCGATGAGAATGGGGACTCCCCGAGGCG GTACGAGATCATGAATTTCAAGAAGACGGGTCCAGAAGCAGATGACTACAGCTATATCAGCGTAGGCAGCTGGGACAACCAGGGGCTGAAGATGGATGACGATGAGGTGTGGGCCAACCAGAGCGTGATCATCCAGTCAGTGTGCAGCGAGCCATGCCAGAAGGCCCAGATCAAG gtgATCCGCAAAGGTGAGGTCAGCTGCTGCTGGACCTGCACTCCTTGCAAGGAGAATGAGTTTGTATTTGATGAGCACACCTGCCAGGCTTGTGCCCTGGGATCCTGGCCCACTGATGACCTCACAG GCTGTGAACCCATTCCTGTGGAGTACTTGCGTTGGGGTGACCCTGAGCCCATTGCCGCTGTGGTTTTCGCCTGCTTGGGTCTCGTGGCCACAGCCTTTGTCACCTCTGTCTTTGTCAAGTTTCGAGACACGCCGGTGGTGAAGTCCTCCAGCCGTGAGCTCTGCTACATCATCCTGGCTGGCATCTTCCTGGCCTACCTCAGTACCTTCTCCCTGGTGACCAGGCCACGGATTGCCTACTGCTACCTGCAGAGGCTGCTGGTGGGGCTGTCTCCCGCCATGAGCTACTCGGCCTTGGTGACAAAGACCAACCGAATCGCGAGAATCCTAGCCGGCAGCAAAAAGAAGATTTGCACGCGCAAGCCACGCTTCATGAGCGCCTGCGCCCAACTGGTCATCGCCACGCTGCTTATTCTGATGCAGCTGGCCATTGTGGTGACATTGTTTGTCAAGGAGCCACCGGCCGTCGTGCATGACCACCCCAGCATGCGGCAGGTCCGGCTGGTGTGCAATACTAGCACCCTGGGTGTGGTGGCGCCACTGGGCTACAATGGGCTGCTCATCCTCAGCTGCACCTTCTACGCATTCAAGACTCGCAATGTGCCGGCCAACTTCAATGAGGCCAAGTACATTGCCTTCACCATGTACACCACCTGCGTGGTTTGGCTGGCCTTCGTACCCATCTATTTTGGCAGCGACTATAAGACGGTGACCATGTGCTTCTCAGTGAGCCTGAGTGCCTCGGTGGCACTGGGCTGCATGTTCGCTCCCAAGGTCTACATCATGCTGGCCAAGCCAGAGAAGAACGTCAGGAGTGCCTTCACCACCTCCACCGTGGTGCGCATGCATGTGGGCGACGGCAAGTCTGCCTCCTCCTCTACTGCCAGTGGTGGCTCTGGTAGTGCGAGAAACCTCTGGAAACGCAGAAGCTCCGGGGCTGAGGCACCGAG CTCCAATGGGAAGTCGATGACCTGGGTTCAGAATGAGCGAAGCTACCATCACAGCCTGTGGAAGCGCATTTCCATCCATATCAAAAAGAAGGAGAGCAACCAGACTGCTGTTATCAAGCCATTCCACAAGGGCGGAGATGTGGCACCCGAGCCGGGGGCCGAGGCGCGGCACTATCCGGTGACTTACCACTCGCAGTTGCCCTCACCGTCATCAATCAGCGCCATGGCGGGGCCCTCGATGGGGCACGAGGAagaagatgaggaggaggaagaacaggAGGAAGTGGCCCTGTCCTCATACATGAGCCAGCGGCCAGTGGAGTCCTCCCGGGTCTCCATCATGGAGCAAATCAGCTCCATGGTCGACCGCTTCACTGCTAACATAAGTGAGCTGAACAGCATGATGCTGCCTGGCTCCCCGTCATTGACGCCCAGATTCAGCATTACCAGAGAGACTGCGGATACAGGCCTGCAGCAGGAGTCTAGTttggagcaggaggggacaggcCACTCCCACAGCCTAGCCCCCAGTGGGAGGTCAGGCGCCCTGGAAGATCTGATCGGGCTTATGCCCCCTTCTCCCTTCCGGGACCAAGCAGAGCTGGCTAACTCTACCTCTGTCCTCTGCATGCCCTCCTCCCCCCCGTATGAGGGGCTGCTGCTGAGGGAGTTTGGTCCCAGCTCCTCATCCCTGTGA